From Roseateles sp. SL47:
TCCGCCTGCCATCGGTCGGCGCCAATCCGGCAGGTGCCGCAGGCATGGTGCCCCCAGGCCTCGTCGCGGATCCACTGGTCCAGCGCCGGGCCAGCGGGCAGCCCCGGCTGGACCTCATTGCCGAACACGCTGATCTTCTGATTGATCTCCCGCATCCGTGTGATGGCCTCGGACAAGGCGTCGACGTCCTCGCGCGCACCCTCTGCATGGGGGGCGTCGTCGCCTTCATCAAACGAGTGGAAGTCGATTTGGGGCACATCCAGCGGGTCCGCCGTGCGCAGGGTCACCGAACCATGGCGGTTGTGGGTGTAGGCCTTGAGGATGACCCAGCTCCACAGGTTGCGTTGCTCCTTGCCTGACCCCTTGTGGGCGTAGAGCACTTCTTTGGAGTAGCCCCAGTAGTAGCCCCGGAACGCGGCCGGCACGCCGAAGATGAACAGGTCCGGGTCCCGCCGCACGGCCTGGTTGGCCGTCGACGACATCATCAGCGCGAGTGCGCCGCCGTTGGTGGAATACAACCCAGAGCCATCTTTCAGCCACTGCTGCAGCGCCTGATCCCCCGGCGTGTCGGGTGTGAAGCTCACCCCTTTCAGCGTCGAGAAATCCCGGGTGGCTTCGCTGATGACGCTCACCTCGTAACGGTCCTGCATGTGCCGGCCCACACCCGGCAGATGCACGATGGGCGCCAGCACCTGCCCGTGACGGTCCCTGGGACCTTCGATCTTCAGCTTCTCCAAGGCCTGCCGGTCCCCGATGCCGCTCAGCATCAGCACCTGCGGCGAATTGAAGGCGCCGCCGCAGACAATCACCTCCTGCCTTGCAAACAGTTGCAGCCGCGTCGCCGTTCCCCCGGTGGCGCCGGCCAGCGGGCTGGCACGGTAGAGATGCGCCCCCTGAAGCAGTTCCACGCCGATGGCGCGTGGCGGGTCGGTGGCGCTCGCGCCGGGTGCGAACACCACCCGGGTGACATGCACGCCGGTTTCAATCACCAGATGTTCAGGCAGGTCCTTCTGGGTCTGGAGCAGATGCTCCCGCAGGCCAAAACGCCGGTGGCCATCCGTGCCGATCGAGATCAGCGACAGATGGGCCCTCGACGGCAGGTCCGGGGACCGGACGTTGGGGTCCAGAAACTGCAGCAATTGCAGGTGGGCCAGCGAGCGCAGAAAGGTGCCTCGCTCGTCCTTTCCCCCCAATGTGGAAAGCGCCACGTCCAGCAGCACCCGCAGGAAGGTGTTGTCGCCCTTGACGATGCTGGCAATCACCAGCGGGTCGATGAAGCTGGTCGGCAGCCAGCCCTTTTCTCCGTGGCCGCCAGGGTCCAGTTGCCGGCGCGGGTTGATGAAGGTGGCGACCTTGCGGGCCGCCGTCAGCACCGTGCCGAGGGTCTTGCGGCCAAAGGTGTTGTAGACGCCGTAGTAGAGGCACTTCTCGATCTTCGGGAAGTAGCCCTGCATGTGGTCCGACCGCCACGAGGGATCGTTGGTCCGGTTGGCGATCCAGTCCCAGTCCGCATCATTGGGCCGGATGATGATCATGGCGTAGTGCGCCGTGCAGCCGCCAATTGCGGCGGTGCGCGGGTACTGGATGCCCCCCTGGCCCAAGCCTCCCTGCCGTGAGGGGTCCTGGGTCGGTGTGTACTTGGTGTCCCGTTGCTGGCGGGCGTCGTTGTTGTAGTGGCGGACGGAAAAGGTCCAGCTCATCTGGGCATCTTCTGTCGCCGCGCCGTGGAAGGCCGGCACCACCGCCACCTGCCGCATGCCGCCGGAGGTGTTGTCGCCGGGTTGAATCGGCAGGGGCTTGCCATCGGGCCCCATGGAGGCGTCCACGCCGGCCTCCAGCACCAGCACCCGCCGCCCGCCCTTGGCCAGGCGGGCCGCGAGCGGGCCTCCACCCGCGCCGGAGCCAATGACGATGTAGTCGAAGGGCGTGGCCTGCGGGTCACGCGCCTGGGCCAGCAGCGTGGCGCGATCGGTTGGAGCTGTGGCGGCACTCATGTCACAGCGTCTCCAGGAAGGCCTTCAACTGGCGCTTCTCATCATCGCTGAGACTCTGCGCGAACCAGTGGCCACGGTCCAGAACCAGGTCGGGGCACTTGCTCGCCCGGAGCAAGGGCTTGCCGGCTTCGCTCAGGAAAGCCTCCAGCGCCTCGCCCCGGTCGTCGGACAGCCCTTCCACCTGCACACGCAGCATCCCGCGCACCAGCCCGGACACAGCATGGAACAGATCCAGCGCAGGCGCCTCCGGATTGATGTTCATCAGCAGGTTGACCGGTGTCCCCATCGGAATCGGCCCAAGCCGAATGTCCGTCAAGCGGCCGTCCACAAAGGCGCTGGCGACATTGCCAATACCCAGGAACACCAAGGCGCTGAGGGCAAACACGATCCGCGCCGCTGTATGGGCATGTTGCCGGACCAGGAACCACACCCCAGCGGCCAAGGCCACCAGCGGAATCACCCACAGCCAGGGCAGGATGGTGTCGATACCCGTCGCCCGCAGCAGGGCCGCCGTCAAGGCTGCAAACACCGTGAGCGCGAAACCTGCGAGCTTGGCCCTTCCCACCAACACCAGCACGATGGCCAGGAGTGCTGCCAGCCACCACAGCCATCCGGACAGGAAGGCCGTGAGGCCCTTGCCCGCCACCCCTTCAATCAGCGGACGGATGAAGGGGGCACGGAAGTCGATCCAGGAGCGCTCGGTGGTCCGGTAGATGAAACCCGGCTCATGCGCCAGCGCGGGAAGGCGCTTGCGCAGGTCGCCGGGCCGGCCGCTGCCGACGGCCCGCCGTTCCGGCCAGAGCAGCTTGTCGACGGCATCGTCGAAGGCGGCGAGCCGCCCTTTGACCGACGGATCCCCGTTGTAGAGCCCCAGTGCGTTGTTGTGGAGCAGCGGCGCGCTGGTCCAGAGGCTCACCAGCGAAGCGGGTCGGTAATAACCAGGGCCGCCGGCGGGTGGCGCGTAGCTGTCATTGTTGCCCCAGCGGTCCACCCCCTTCTCCGACACGAGCAACGGGTTGTAGAAACGCAGCTCGCCCACGGCGGGCAGCGCCTTGTACGTCTCGGAGGAGAAGTTGTCCCATACCTGCCCCTTCATGCCGTTGGTGGCGACCGAGCGGCCGGAATTGGTGCCCACCAGCGTGATGGGCACGCGGATGTCGTTGGAGAGATAGTTGTCCTTCAGGAAGTCCAAGCCCTTCGACTGCTCGGCGGAGACGTACGCCTCCAGGCGCTTCACATAGGCCTGGTAGGCCGGGCTGGCCTGGAAGTCATCCCATTCGGCGTAGTCCATCGGCAAGGTCAATACGGCGGCCGGATCACTCATGGCCGACCGGCGCCAGTCCCTTGAAAAGCGCCACTGCTGCTGGTCCGGCTGCTTGCTGGAATGGCAGACTGCACAGTGCTGGAGGAAGACTTGCCGCCCTGGCGCCACCGCAGCCGTATGGACGGCCAGCCGCGCCTGCCCGTCCGCCGTTGCGGCCAGTTTCATGGCCTGGGTGGAGGTCACGCCCGTCGGCGAGACATAGGTGAAAAACGACTCCAGCTGCGGGATGCGAAACGCCTCGGTGGCCTGCCAGTAGACCGACTTGTCCTGGATGGTGGCCAGCTCGAAGGGCCGCTGGGGCTTGAAGCCGATCACCGGGTTGTGCAGGTGGCGCCACTGCTCGGAATAGGCGCCGATGTTGAGATACACCCGAGACAACGCGCCCTCCACCCCGATGCTGTCTGCGCCGTCCAGCAGCACGCGGGGTGTATGGCGCGGGTTGGTGAGGACATTGGGCGCGTCCTCGATGCCGCGTTGCCGCAGGTTGGAGGCGCTCTGCAACTCCGGTGGATTCAGCTTGGCCCGGCCCAGACGCGGGTTCAACTCGAATATCGCGGTGATGGTGTTGGCGTTGTTGATGTGGTCGGTGCTGACCAGTGACGTGTCAATCGTGCCCGGCTGCTGGCTGGCCACGAACTGCCAGAGGAAGCTGCTGGGCGTCTTGAGGTTGGAGAAGGCTTTGTCCGGTGTCCAGTACTGGGAGCCGATGGTGCTGGACATGTTGGCCCAACCCGGATTCGCCGGGTCGGCGGGCGGGTTCAGCGGATGCGGCCCCACATGGCAGAAGGCGCAGGCCATGCTGATGCGGAACGGGCGCACCAGCTTGGGATCGGCCCGGATGCGGTCGTCGGTGTAGTAGGCGTCCTGGGTCGGGCTCTTCAGCACCCGTTCGTTCCAGTAGGCACGGGCCTGTTCCGCCGCCTTGGAATCTCCGAAGAAATCGGGGTTGAGCATCAGCCGCAGCCCGACCACGCCGGACGGGTAACCGTAGACCAGCGGGTCGATGCCGTCATTGGGCATCTGCTTGATGGTCTCGTCATAAAGCTTCTGGTCGCCGATGCGGAAGAACTCGGTGTAGGCCGCGCCCTTGTGACTGGCCGGCGGCTTGACCACTTCCGCCAGCTTGCCGGTCTTTGCGTCGATGTCGGTGGCCGGCTGCTGCAGCTTGATCTTGTCGCCGTCGGGCTGGTCCAGATAGAGCCCGAGGACCCGTCGGGCGGGGTCGGTCTGCGCGCGCATGCCGGGCTGGTTGATCAGGCCGGCTTCCTTGAAACGGGCCGCGCGCTGGCGGGAGTCGATCAGGATGAGAAAGTCCGCAATGCCATAGCCGTTCTCCTGCAGCCAGCCCCAGAACGCATCATTGCCCTCGCCCCACAGCATCCAGGTGTTCTGGCCGCGGATGGCCTGGCGCGCCGCGTCGGGCACTGCCTGGCCGTCGAAATAATCAATCGGCCGCAGCTTGCCATCCGGCCCCACCACCTGGTCCACCTCGCTGAACAGGTTGCGCATCTCGGTGGGAAAGCACATCTTGATGCGGTGGTAGAGCGTGGACCCGTTGGGGCTGCGGCTGCCACTTGCGGCCTCGTCACCGGGGGCTGCGGCCTCGATGCGGTCGGACAGCTTCTCCCACCCGGGCTGGGAGCGCGGCGTGAGGCCAGCGGCCGGATAACGCGCCCGGAGTTCTTCCAGTGACGGGTGGGCGCTGCGTCCGTCAGGGGCGGAGGCCGATCCGTGGGCGGGCGCGCTCGCGGCGGAAGGCGCCGCCTTGGGCACAGGTGCGGTCGTGGAAGCCGGGGCCGGTCCGGGCCAGCTTGTCAACGCTGCAAGCGCGGCCATCAGCGCGCCAGTGGCCAGCACTGCGCCCGCGCGACGGGTCACTCGAAAACGCATCAATCGTGCCACCCGGGTCTGCCAGGCCGCGACCATTCCAACCAGCATGGTGCATCCTCCGTGGACCCGAGATTGCCGCGCAGCATCCGGCCTTGGGGGACCGTGTGGATTGAAGCTTGGCCGACGTGACGTTGAATGCCCAGAATTGCAGGAGTCCCCGCACTGCGCTTCCGCAGATTGGAGGATGCGCTTCAATCCGGTGACACGGGAAAACCCGGAAGGTCTGGGGGCCGCCGATGCGGGTCTCGGCATCCCTGCAGCCAGACCTTGACCTCTTCCATCGACATCTGAAAGCCCGTTGCCTTGCCGGCGGCTTCCTCCTGACCAAACGCCATGGCTCCCAGTTGCCGGCGGGCATTGGCCATCAGCGGGGCGAGGAAGTCCTCATCCACCCGCTCCCGCCGGATGCCGGATTCCTCCAGCCGGGCTTGTGCCGCGCCAACGAACCGGGCTGCGGTGCCCGCCTCCCCCCGACAGGCCGCCAGGCCCGCGCTGCATTCCAGCAGGTCTTTGGCCATGGCCTTCATGCCGGCCGACTCCCACAGCGCCACGCCCTCCAGCAGCCATGCAGCGGCACTGTCCAGACGCGCGGTCGAAATGGACAGGCGCACCAGATTGCACAGCGACACAAAGGTGCCACCGGCGTAGCCCAACTGCCGCGTGATGTCGACGGCCTCTTCATAACAGGCCTGGGCGGCCTCCACATGGCCCAGCCCGCGATGGATCTCGCCGAGATTGTTCAGCGCCGCGCTCAGCCGGGTGGTCATGCCCAGCGCGCGTGCGGCTTCGCAGCTCTCGGCGGCACACGGCAGCGCCAGATGGTCCTGCCCGAGGGCATGCAGGCCTTTGGTCCGCAACATCAGGGCGGCAGCCACTTCTCCGGCATCGCCCAGGTCTCGGGCCATGGCCAGGCTGCGGGACGCGGCCTCCAGGCTCTCGTCGTAGCGACCCATGCGGAAAGCAATCGTGCCCACCGCCCCCAGGGCGCGGCAATGCTGCAGGGGCGCAGCGGACGCCCCCGCGTGCGCCAAGGCATCCGTGGCAAAACGGTAACCGCGCTCCAGTTGGGCTGAATTGAGCCAGTAGCGGGACAACTGCGCCGCCAAGGTGAGCGCTTCGCCGCCACCACGCTCTGCCTGCTGCAGGCAAGCGAGTTGCGCCGCCACGATGTTCTCCTGCTCTCGACGCAGCCGGGCCATCCATTCGCCCTGCGCCGGACCTTGCAGCGCTGGGGCGGCCTGCTCCACCAGGCCCATCACCCACCACAGGTGGTTCTGCCGTGCCAGCGGCCCTTCCCCGCTTTCTTCCAAGCGCGCCTGCGCAAATTCCCGAACCGTCTCCAGCATGCCGTAACGGGTCTCGGGCGGTCGACGGTCCACCACCAGCAGGGACTTGTCATTGAGGCTCACCAGCAGCTCCAGTGCAGCCATGGCGTCATGCAAGCCGCACACGGCGGCGGCGGAGGCCAGCGTCCAGCCACCGGCAAAGACGGACAGGCCGCAAAAGGCACGCTGCTCGGTGTCCGTCAGATTGGCATAACTCCACTGAAGGGCTGCCTCCAGCGTCTGGTGGCGGGACGGGGCGCGGCCCGTGGCGGTGAGAAACCGGAAGCGGTCGCCCAGCCCCGCCTCGATCTCGGACACGGACAGAACACCCGCACGTGCGGCGGCCAACTCGATGGCCAGCGGCAGGCCTTCCAGCCGGTGGCACAGCGCGCCGACCGCCGGCAGCTGTGACGCCGGCAGGTCCAGATCGGGACACGCCAGCACGGCTCGGCTCAGGAACAGTTGTACCGCCTCGGATGCCGAAAGCGCGTCCGCCGCCGCGCTGGCCGGCAGCGTCAGCGCTTGGACGGGAAAGACCTGCTCGCCGTCGACATGCAGCACCACCCGGCTGGTCGCCAGCAGCGTCAGGCCCGGGCAGCGGGTCAGCAGGCCGTCACCCAGCGCCGCGACCGCCGCCAGAACATGCTCACAGTTGTCCAGCACCATCAGGACCCGCCGGTGGCCCAGATGTGCCGCCACTCGGTCTACGGTGGGCACGCCGGGGTCTTCCCGCACGTCCAGCGCCACCGCGACGGCAGGCACCACGCCCAGGCCGTCGGCCACCGGTGCCAGGTCCACAAACCAGGTGCCGCCAGGGTAGTGCTCCGCCTGCTGATGCGCCAATTCCAGCGCCAGGCGTGTCTTGCCGCAGCCACCGATGCCGGTGAGCGTCAGCAGCCGGTTCCGCCTCAACAGATCAGCGCAACGGGCCAGGGCGGCCACACGACCAATAAAGGGTGTCCGAGGCTCGGGAAGAGGCGGCCCATCCGCCTGCGGCGTATGCAGCCGGGCGGTGAAGCGGTATCCCCGGCCCGGAATCGTGGCAATGACCTGGGGCCCGAGCAGCTTGCGCAGCGTCGAAATCTGCACCTGCACATTGGCTTCCTCCACCACCACGCCCGGCCAGACCAGGTTCAACAAGGCCTCCTTGGTCACCAATTGCCCGGCCCGCTCCACCAGCGCCAACAGCACGTCGAACGCGCGGGACCCTAAGGGCACGGGCACCCCACCGATCAGCAACTGGCGCAATTCAGGGTTCAGCTCGCAGGCATCAAAGACGAAGCCGGACATCGGCGCCTCCAGGGTCGCGTCTGACGGACACGGTACGACATCGAACTTCCGCACCCGCCGGCCGCCTTGCCTTGCAGGTTTTTGAATTCTTTGGACCGCTTAAGGACGGCGGCGGGGGCCGTGTGGAACATTGAACTCACGCCCCGACCGCCAAGGCCAACACGACCTCAGCGTCGAGACGCGGAGAGCTAAGCACGCTCTTGTTGATCACGCCATCCCACGAAAGAGGTTTGCCATGACATTCACCGCCCATGCATCCACCACGTCCGATCTGGCCCTGGCCCACAAGGCCGGACCGCTTCACGGCCAGTTGCTGACGGCGCTCCAGCCTTGGATTGACGGCAGCACGAAGGACCGCCAGCAACTGCTGGACAGCGCGCTGATCAAGCTGCGGGACAGCGGCCAGATTGACCATGCCGAGTACCGGACCATCCGGCAGATCTTTGAACTGCTGGGTGCGCCCGACACCACCACGCCGGTCCTGATTGACCGCCTGACGACCGAGCAGCACAACGCCGAGCGCCGGTCCGCCAGCGCGATGATGCATCTGTTCCTGAGCATTGGTCAGGACAGTGCGTCCCGTTCGGCCGTGCCGATTGCGGCGGCCGACCTGTCGGGGGGCATCTTCGGCGGTGTGGTGGGGGGGCCGTTGGGCGCGCTGGCGGGCGCAGCGGCCTTGTCACTCTTCACCGCGCAGAAGTGAGCGCCTGGGCACAGGCGCTGCGCTTGCGTTGACCCTGTGCCCCACTTCAGCGCCGCCGCTCGGCAGGCGCTGATGGCGCCTCGTCTACCTCAAGACGCCGCAGCCGCCAGCGCCTGATCGAGATCAGCCACCAGGTCATCGATGTGCTCGATGCCGACCGACAGCCGAATCGTGTCTTCCGAGACCCCGGCCTTGTCCAGTTCAGTGGGCGAGAGTTGCCGGTGTGTGGTCGAGGCGGGATGCGTGGCCAGCGAACGGACGTCGCCGATATTGACCAGGCGGGTGAACAACTGCAGGGCATCCAGGAAGCGTGCGCCGCGCTCGCGCCCTTCCCCCTGCGGGCCTTTCAGGCCGAACGTGACAATGCCGGACGCCTTGCCCGACAGGTACTTGCGGACCAGCCCATGGTCGGGATGGTCCTCCAAGCCTGCATAGTTGACCCAGCTCACCTGCGCATGGCGCTGCAGATGCCGGGCCAGCGCCAGCGCGTTGTCACTGATGCGATCCAGACGCAACGCCAGGGTCTCGATCCCCTGCAGAATCAGGAAGGCGTTGAACGGTGACAACGCCGCACCGGTGTTTCTCAGCGGCACCACGCGCGCCCGACCGATGTAGGCAGCAGGGCCAAGCGCCTCGGTGTAGACCACCCCGTGATAGCTGGGGTCCGGCTCATTCAGCCGCTTGAAGCGTTCCTTGTGCTGCGCCCAGGGAAAGCGGCCGGAATCCACGATGGCCCCGCCGATGCTGGTGCCATGGCCGCCCAGATACTTGGTGAGGGAATGCACCACGATGTCCGCGCCATGTTCGATGGGCCGGCTCAGGTAGGGGGACGGCACGGTGTTGTCCACAATCAGCGGCACGCCATGCGCATGCGCAATCTGGGCAATACGCTCGATGTCGGTGACATTGCCCTGCGGATTGCCCAGCGATTCCACAAAGATGGCCTTGGTGTGCTCGTCAATGAGCGCCCCGAACGATTCGGGCTGCCGGTAATCCGCAAAGCGCGCCTTCACGCCATATTGCGGCAGCGTGTGGGCGAGCAGGTTGTAGGTCCCGCCGTACAAGGCGCTGGAAGCGACGATGTTGTCCCCGGCCTCGGTGATGGTCAGGATGGCATAGGTCACCGCCGCCTGCCCGGACGCCACGGCCAGCGCGCCAATGCCGCCTTCCAATGCCGCGAGCCGTTTCTCCAGCACGTCATTGGTGGGGTTCATGATGCGGCTGTAGATGTTGCCCGGCACCTTCAGATCGAACAGATCGGCGCCATGCTGGGCGCTGTCAAAGGCGTACGCCACCGTCTGGTAGATGGGCACGGCCACGGCTTTGGTCGTGGGGTCGGGGGAATAACCACCGTGGATGGAGAGGGTTTCGAAACGCCAGGAGGACACTGGCGTGGACGAGTCGGGCTGGGACATTCGATGCTCCGGCGTTGGGGATCGTGAGAGGCTAAAGGGACGCCTCCAGCCCGCCAAATCAGCTTTACGCATGAGGTCATGCGCTGGGTGACGCGTGCCCGCCCGGATCCCGCGGATCCCGGATCCCGGATCCCGGATCCCGGCGCCGGGCAGCCGACGTATGCACAGCACCTCACGGCTGGCCGCATCAGGTCTGCTATCTTCTGCCGCCGCCCTAGCGCGGACCCACAGAGAGAAGCTGCCCTGAGAGCGCCCATGCACAACAATC
This genomic window contains:
- a CDS encoding O-acetylhomoserine aminocarboxypropyltransferase/cysteine synthase family protein, translating into MSQPDSSTPVSSWRFETLSIHGGYSPDPTTKAVAVPIYQTVAYAFDSAQHGADLFDLKVPGNIYSRIMNPTNDVLEKRLAALEGGIGALAVASGQAAVTYAILTITEAGDNIVASSALYGGTYNLLAHTLPQYGVKARFADYRQPESFGALIDEHTKAIFVESLGNPQGNVTDIERIAQIAHAHGVPLIVDNTVPSPYLSRPIEHGADIVVHSLTKYLGGHGTSIGGAIVDSGRFPWAQHKERFKRLNEPDPSYHGVVYTEALGPAAYIGRARVVPLRNTGAALSPFNAFLILQGIETLALRLDRISDNALALARHLQRHAQVSWVNYAGLEDHPDHGLVRKYLSGKASGIVTFGLKGPQGEGRERGARFLDALQLFTRLVNIGDVRSLATHPASTTHRQLSPTELDKAGVSEDTIRLSVGIEHIDDLVADLDQALAAAAS
- a CDS encoding ATP-binding protein translates to MSGFVFDACELNPELRQLLIGGVPVPLGSRAFDVLLALVERAGQLVTKEALLNLVWPGVVVEEANVQVQISTLRKLLGPQVIATIPGRGYRFTARLHTPQADGPPLPEPRTPFIGRVAALARCADLLRRNRLLTLTGIGGCGKTRLALELAHQQAEHYPGGTWFVDLAPVADGLGVVPAVAVALDVREDPGVPTVDRVAAHLGHRRVLMVLDNCEHVLAAVAALGDGLLTRCPGLTLLATSRVVLHVDGEQVFPVQALTLPASAAADALSASEAVQLFLSRAVLACPDLDLPASQLPAVGALCHRLEGLPLAIELAAARAGVLSVSEIEAGLGDRFRFLTATGRAPSRHQTLEAALQWSYANLTDTEQRAFCGLSVFAGGWTLASAAAVCGLHDAMAALELLVSLNDKSLLVVDRRPPETRYGMLETVREFAQARLEESGEGPLARQNHLWWVMGLVEQAAPALQGPAQGEWMARLRREQENIVAAQLACLQQAERGGGEALTLAAQLSRYWLNSAQLERGYRFATDALAHAGASAAPLQHCRALGAVGTIAFRMGRYDESLEAASRSLAMARDLGDAGEVAAALMLRTKGLHALGQDHLALPCAAESCEAARALGMTTRLSAALNNLGEIHRGLGHVEAAQACYEEAVDITRQLGYAGGTFVSLCNLVRLSISTARLDSAAAWLLEGVALWESAGMKAMAKDLLECSAGLAACRGEAGTAARFVGAAQARLEESGIRRERVDEDFLAPLMANARRQLGAMAFGQEEAAGKATGFQMSMEEVKVWLQGCRDPHRRPPDLPGFPVSPD